From Microbacterium sp. YJN-G, a single genomic window includes:
- a CDS encoding sensor histidine kinase → MRRRLIIVFLLPLVLVVTVLGGAFAWSAARSVQQEFYAEQLGDLAYFTTSARQSLLSGSSDAFDGEADRYRSLYGTRIVVVDRTGRPWAPDDAERVIESEEVAAQIALALSGRRGELPQDVLPWQFSDLSLVEPVFDGGDVIGAVVMSASVEVPRAEIVRQWLLTAAVVLAVIGAGLFIVFRLAGWVLRPLRRLDGAMEAIERGDMDARIADETGPAELHHMILMFNRMADEIERVVSRQQEFALNASHELRNPLNALLLRVEVLATDIGEVGAADVEKIREEGARMTRILDTLLGFARRGGQHAAVADVDLTTLVRRRAAAWQEVAARRDVRFVTDGDATVRTLTDAAIVESALDAVLDNAVKFSPDGGRIDVSAVRTAEGCRISVRDRGPGLEPGELDQATDRFWRSSRDQNTPGSGLGLAIASDLLRSVGGRVSVEGAEGGGLRVCFDLPDEERR, encoded by the coding sequence ATGCGCAGACGGCTGATCATCGTCTTCCTGCTGCCGCTGGTGCTCGTGGTGACCGTTCTCGGCGGCGCCTTCGCGTGGAGCGCCGCGCGCAGCGTGCAGCAGGAGTTCTACGCCGAGCAGCTCGGCGACCTGGCGTACTTCACCACCAGCGCCCGTCAGTCGCTGCTCTCGGGCAGCAGCGACGCCTTCGACGGCGAGGCCGATCGCTACCGGAGCCTCTACGGCACGCGCATCGTGGTGGTCGACCGCACGGGGCGCCCCTGGGCGCCGGACGACGCCGAGCGGGTCATCGAGAGCGAGGAGGTCGCGGCGCAGATCGCGCTCGCCCTCTCCGGGCGCCGCGGCGAGCTGCCGCAGGACGTGCTGCCGTGGCAGTTCTCGGATCTGTCGCTGGTCGAGCCGGTCTTCGACGGCGGCGACGTGATCGGCGCGGTCGTCATGTCGGCGAGCGTGGAGGTGCCGCGCGCCGAGATCGTCAGGCAGTGGCTGCTCACCGCAGCGGTCGTGCTCGCGGTGATCGGCGCCGGGCTGTTCATCGTGTTCCGCCTCGCCGGCTGGGTGCTGCGGCCGCTGCGTCGGCTGGACGGCGCGATGGAGGCCATCGAGCGCGGCGACATGGATGCCCGCATCGCCGACGAGACGGGTCCCGCCGAGCTGCACCACATGATCCTGATGTTCAACCGCATGGCCGACGAGATCGAACGGGTCGTGTCGCGGCAGCAGGAGTTCGCGCTGAACGCCTCGCACGAGCTGCGCAACCCGCTCAACGCCCTGCTGCTGCGGGTGGAGGTGCTCGCCACCGACATCGGCGAGGTGGGGGCGGCGGACGTCGAGAAGATCCGCGAGGAGGGGGCGCGCATGACCCGCATTCTCGACACGCTCCTCGGCTTCGCGCGGCGCGGCGGGCAGCACGCCGCCGTCGCGGACGTCGACCTCACGACGCTGGTGCGACGCCGGGCCGCGGCGTGGCAGGAGGTCGCGGCACGCAGGGACGTCAGGTTCGTCACCGACGGGGATGCCACCGTGCGCACACTCACAGATGCCGCGATCGTCGAGAGTGCCCTGGATGCGGTGCTCGACAACGCCGTGAAGTTCTCGCCGGACGGCGGACGGATCGACGTCAGCGCCGTCCGCACCGCGGAGGGATGCCGCATCTCGGTGCGCGACCGGGGTCCGGGGCTCGAACCCGGCGAGCTCGATCAGGCGACAGACCGCTTCTGGCGCAGCTCCCGCGATCAGAACACGCCCGGCTCCGGCCTCGGCCTCGCCATCGCGAGTGACCTGCTGCGTTCCGTCGGCGGGCGTGTGAGCGTCGAGGGGGCGGAGGGAGGCGGCCTTCGCGTCTGCTTCGACCTGCCCGACGAGGAGCGACGATGA
- a CDS encoding response regulator transcription factor, whose product MRILIVEDDDRVAEALATFLSRSGYATVRAQDGAQALDLLGSDTEVVLLDLGLPDIDGVDLCRRIRAQSGVPVIIATARTDVQERIRGLRAGADDYVVKPYDVRELLARIEAVTRRLQPIHALQSAPGDHSQLEIDGVRIDLAARRVLVDAQQVDLTRKEFDIIAVLARYPGVPVPRERIIREVWNTDWQSFARSLEVHVASIRRKIGRASLIETVRGVGYRLEG is encoded by the coding sequence GTGCGCATCCTGATCGTCGAAGACGACGACCGCGTCGCAGAGGCACTCGCGACGTTCCTCAGCCGCTCCGGGTACGCGACGGTGCGCGCACAGGACGGCGCGCAGGCGCTGGACCTGCTGGGGTCAGACACCGAGGTCGTGCTGCTCGACCTCGGCCTGCCCGACATCGACGGGGTGGACCTCTGCCGCCGCATCCGGGCGCAGAGCGGCGTGCCGGTGATCATCGCCACCGCCCGCACCGATGTGCAGGAGCGCATCCGGGGGCTCCGCGCCGGCGCCGACGACTACGTCGTCAAGCCGTACGACGTGCGCGAGCTGCTCGCCCGCATCGAGGCTGTCACCCGCCGGCTGCAGCCGATCCACGCACTGCAGTCCGCACCCGGCGACCACTCGCAGCTCGAGATCGACGGCGTGCGGATAGACCTCGCCGCCCGCCGGGTGCTCGTCGACGCGCAGCAGGTCGACCTCACCCGCAAGGAGTTCGACATCATCGCGGTGCTCGCCCGGTACCCGGGAGTCCCGGTGCCGCGTGAGCGGATCATCCGCGAGGTGTGGAACACCGACTGGCAGAGCTTCGCCCGATCGCTCGAGGTGCACGTCGCCTCGATCCGGCGCAAGATCGGCCGTGCATCCCTGATCGAGACCGTGCGCGGCGTCGGGTACCGCTTGGAGGGCTGA
- a CDS encoding TrmH family RNA methyltransferase, with the protein MLENPRSPRVRAVAKLTKRSARTETGLFLLEGPQSVREALGYLPDAIVELFATPTAWERHGDVRALAADHGIDVEYVTEGVLSAMADTVTPQGIIAVARQTPTSVRDIFAASPRLVAICEEVRDPGNLGTIIRAADAAGADAVVLTGRTVDPYNPKVVRSTTGSLFHLPISVGGDLNDVVERAHGAGMQILAADVKGDDLLAARAGGVLAGPTAWLFGNEARGLDDEALQLADRALRLPIFGRAESLNLATAASVCLYESAFAQRAAD; encoded by the coding sequence GTGCTGGAGAATCCTCGCTCGCCCCGAGTCCGTGCCGTCGCGAAGCTGACCAAGCGCAGCGCCCGGACCGAGACCGGACTGTTCCTGCTGGAGGGACCGCAGTCGGTCCGCGAGGCGCTCGGCTACCTGCCCGACGCGATCGTCGAGCTGTTCGCGACGCCGACCGCCTGGGAGAGGCACGGCGACGTGCGCGCTCTCGCAGCCGACCACGGCATCGACGTCGAGTACGTCACCGAGGGCGTACTCTCGGCGATGGCCGACACCGTCACGCCGCAGGGCATCATCGCCGTCGCACGCCAGACGCCCACGTCGGTGCGCGACATCTTCGCGGCATCCCCCCGCCTGGTGGCGATCTGCGAGGAGGTGCGCGATCCCGGCAACCTCGGCACGATCATCCGCGCGGCGGATGCCGCAGGTGCGGATGCCGTGGTGCTCACGGGCCGCACCGTCGACCCGTACAACCCAAAGGTGGTGCGCTCCACCACCGGTTCGCTGTTCCACCTGCCGATCTCGGTCGGCGGCGACCTGAACGACGTCGTCGAGCGGGCGCATGGCGCCGGGATGCAGATCCTCGCGGCGGATGTGAAGGGCGACGACCTGCTCGCGGCGCGCGCGGGTGGCGTGCTGGCAGGCCCGACCGCGTGGCTGTTCGGCAACGAGGCGCGCGGACTCGATGACGAAGCCCTGCAGCTCGCCGACCGTGCGCTGCGGCTGCCGATCTTCGGGCGCGCCGAGTCGCTGAATCTCGCGACCGCCGCCAGCGTCTGCCTCTACGAGAGCGCCTTCGCTCAGCGCGCTGCGGACTGA
- the rplT gene encoding 50S ribosomal protein L20, whose protein sequence is MARVKRAVNAHKKRRVILERASGYRGQRSRLYRKAKEQVTHSLVYAYRDRRKRKGDFRRLWIQRINAAARQNGITYNRFMQGLGLAGVQVDRRMLAELAVTDAGAFATLVEVAKKALPSDVNAPKAAA, encoded by the coding sequence ATGGCAAGAGTCAAGCGCGCAGTCAACGCGCACAAGAAGCGTCGCGTCATCCTCGAGCGCGCCTCGGGTTACCGTGGCCAGCGTTCGCGCCTCTACCGCAAGGCGAAGGAGCAGGTCACCCACTCGCTCGTCTACGCGTACCGTGACCGTCGCAAGCGCAAGGGCGACTTCCGCCGCCTGTGGATCCAGCGCATCAACGCCGCTGCCCGCCAGAACGGCATCACGTACAACCGCTTCATGCAGGGTCTGGGCCTGGCCGGTGTGCAGGTCGACCGCCGCATGCTCGCCGAGCTCGCCGTGACCGACGCCGGTGCGTTCGCCACCCTGGTCGAGGTCGCGAAGAAGGCTCTTCCCTCGGACGTCAACGCTCCGAAGGCCGCTGCCTGA
- the rpmI gene encoding 50S ribosomal protein L35 encodes MPKQKTHSGAKKRFKITGSGKLKKQQAGMRHNLEHKSSRQTRRLNQDQVLSKADTKVANKLLGRG; translated from the coding sequence ATGCCGAAGCAGAAGACCCACTCGGGTGCTAAGAAGCGCTTCAAGATCACCGGCAGCGGAAAGCTGAAGAAGCAGCAGGCCGGCATGCGCCACAACCTCGAGCACAAGTCGAGCCGCCAGACCCGTCGCCTGAACCAGGACCAGGTCCTCTCCAAGGCCGACACGAAGGTCGCCAACAAGCTTCTCGGCCGCGGCTGA
- the infC gene encoding translation initiation factor IF-3: MSDPRTNERIRVPEVRLVGPAGEQIGVVRIEAALRLAQEADLDLVEVAPNSKPPVVKIMDYGKFKYEAAQKAKEARRNQANTVLKEVRFRLKIEAHDYITKLKRAEGFLKSGDKVKAMILFRGREQSRPEQGVRLLRKFAEDVAEFGTVESNPTIDGRNMVMVVAPLKNKSEAKAEQNAVRSANKQAARDAKNSTGPAAEDDDSAA, from the coding sequence ATCAGCGATCCCCGTACCAATGAGCGCATCCGCGTCCCCGAGGTCCGCCTCGTCGGCCCCGCGGGTGAGCAGATCGGTGTTGTCCGCATCGAGGCAGCGCTGCGTCTGGCCCAGGAGGCAGATCTCGATCTCGTCGAGGTCGCCCCGAATTCCAAGCCGCCCGTGGTCAAGATCATGGACTACGGCAAGTTCAAGTACGAGGCTGCCCAGAAGGCGAAGGAAGCGCGCCGCAACCAGGCGAACACGGTCCTCAAGGAGGTCCGTTTCCGCCTGAAGATCGAGGCGCACGACTACATCACCAAGCTCAAGCGCGCCGAGGGCTTCCTGAAGTCCGGTGACAAGGTCAAGGCCATGATCCTGTTCCGCGGTCGCGAGCAGTCGCGTCCCGAGCAGGGCGTGCGTCTGCTGCGCAAGTTCGCCGAGGACGTGGCCGAGTTCGGCACCGTCGAGTCGAACCCCACGATCGACGGACGCAACATGGTCATGGTCGTCGCTCCGCTGAAGAACAAGTCCGAGGCCAAGGCCGAGCAGAACGCGGTCCGCTCCGCGAACAAGCAGGCCGCTCGCGATGCGAAGAACTCCACCGGCCCGGCCGCAGAGGACGACGACTCCGCGGCGTGA
- a CDS encoding DUF1844 domain-containing protein, whose product MPAEHADDRHERWAQQEQAAAAATRDIADVPAVEVITTTAVHLMSAAAVKLGLADDPEAQLDLDEARKLINALAGLITAGAPEISSAHASPLRDGLRSLQLAFREASPIQDPVGKGPGEKWTGPVN is encoded by the coding sequence ATTCCCGCCGAGCACGCCGATGACCGCCACGAGCGCTGGGCGCAGCAGGAGCAGGCCGCAGCCGCCGCGACGCGCGACATCGCCGATGTCCCCGCAGTCGAGGTGATCACCACGACCGCCGTGCACCTGATGAGCGCCGCAGCCGTCAAGCTCGGCCTGGCGGACGACCCCGAGGCGCAGCTCGACCTCGACGAGGCGCGCAAGCTCATCAACGCCCTCGCCGGCCTCATCACGGCCGGCGCGCCGGAGATCAGCAGCGCTCACGCCAGCCCGCTGCGCGACGGCCTGCGGTCGCTGCAGCTCGCGTTCCGCGAGGCATCGCCCATCCAGGATCCCGTGGGCAAGGGCCCCGGCGAGAAGTGGACCGGGCCGGTCAACTGA